The nucleotide window TAAACGCGCAATATAAAACAGAACTAACACAGGCTTTTAATCGTGTTTTAGATTCTGGCTGGTATATTATGGGAGCCGAGTTAAAATTATTTGAAACAGATTTTGCTAATTATTGTGGAACAAAACATGCTATAGGGGTTGCAAATGGTTTGGACGCACTCATTCTAATTATTAGAGCGTATAAAGAAATGGGAATATTTCAAGATGGTGATGAGATTTTAGTCCCATCAAACACTTATATTGCGAGTATTTTGGCTATTTCTGCTAATAATTTGGTGCCAGTTTTAGTTGAGCCAAAGCTAGAGGCTTTCAATATTGATGTTTTATTAATTGAATCAAAAATTACTTCGAAAACAAAAGCGATATTGCCAGTCCATCTTTATGGACAATTATGCGATATGCCCGTCATTATTACAATTGCTAAAAAGTATAATCTTAAAGTTATAGAGGATTGTGCTCAAGCGCATGGAGCAATATTAGAAAATAAAAAAGCTGGTAATTGGGGAGATGCAGCTGGTTTTAGTTTTTATCCAGGCAAAAATTTAGGTGCTTTAGGAGATGCAGGAGCAATTACCACGAATGATGATAATCTAGCAAGCTGTTTAAGAGCATTGTTAAACTATGGATCTCAAGTAAAATATAAGAATTTGTATAAAGGTGTAAATAGTCGTTTAGATGAATTGCAGGCAGCTTTACTAAGTGTTAAATTGAAAAATTTAGATGTAGAAACTGCCGTTAAACGTAAAATAGCTGAAAGGTATTTAACTGAGATAAAAAATCCAAAAATCACTTTACCTGAAGTTACAATTGATTCGGCTCATGTTTGGCATTTATTTGTAATTATGACAGACAAAAGAGATGAGTTACAAGAATATCTGAATGATAATGGAATTCAAACTGTAATTCATTATCCAATACCCCCACATAAGCAAGAAGCTTATAAAGAGTGGAATGATATGAGTTTTCCAATTTCAGAATTAATTCATCAGACGGTTATAAGTTTACCTTTAAGTGCTGTTATGACATCTGAAGAAGTAGATGGAGTTATCAATGTTTTGAACGCTTATTAAAGTAAAATTTTGAAATTAATTAAAACTTCTTTATTTTCTGGGATTATTACACTTATTCGTATTTCGTCAGGATTTATTTCAAGCAAGGTAATTGCTATTTATACAGGTACAAGCGGAGTAGCTTTGGTGGGTGCTTTCTCAAATTTTATAACTATAGTACTTACTTTCGCAAATGGTGCAATCAATACTGGGGTTATTAAATATACTGCTGAATATGAAGGAGATAAAGATAAATTGAAATCCTTGTTCAGTACTTCATTAAAAATTAGTTTTTATTGTTCGGGGATAGTTGGTATTTTACTATTATTGTTATCATCTTTTTTGTCCAACTTGGTGTTTGTCACGGACAAATACTCTTATTTAATTAAGATTTTTGGAGGTACAATAATTTTGTATTCACTAAATTCGTTGTTGATCGCAATATTAAATGGAAAGAAACAAATTAAGGTATACACAATTGTAAACACAATAGGTAGTATTGTTGGTTTGTTATTTACTTTAATCTTGGTATATTTTTTCAAGTTGGAAGGAGCATTGTACGCTCTAGTGC belongs to Flavobacterium aquiphilum and includes:
- a CDS encoding DegT/DnrJ/EryC1/StrS family aminotransferase codes for the protein MIKFLDLQKINAQYKTELTQAFNRVLDSGWYIMGAELKLFETDFANYCGTKHAIGVANGLDALILIIRAYKEMGIFQDGDEILVPSNTYIASILAISANNLVPVLVEPKLEAFNIDVLLIESKITSKTKAILPVHLYGQLCDMPVIITIAKKYNLKVIEDCAQAHGAILENKKAGNWGDAAGFSFYPGKNLGALGDAGAITTNDDNLASCLRALLNYGSQVKYKNLYKGVNSRLDELQAALLSVKLKNLDVETAVKRKIAERYLTEIKNPKITLPEVTIDSAHVWHLFVIMTDKRDELQEYLNDNGIQTVIHYPIPPHKQEAYKEWNDMSFPISELIHQTVISLPLSAVMTSEEVDGVINVLNAY